Proteins encoded in a region of the Acidobacteriota bacterium genome:
- a CDS encoding cytochrome C oxidase subunit IV family protein, translated as MAEHTSEHHIVPLKYYFGVFGLLMVFTALTVFVAKFDLEHYWGPLNIIVALTIAVIKATAVVLIFMHVRWSSKLTQVIIIAGLFWLAILLIMTMADYLVRGGWGVLGLQAPK; from the coding sequence ATGGCGGAACATACTTCCGAACATCATATTGTCCCATTGAAGTATTACTTCGGCGTTTTTGGTTTGTTGATGGTGTTTACGGCATTGACGGTGTTTGTGGCGAAATTCGATCTGGAGCATTACTGGGGGCCGCTGAATATCATTGTTGCGCTGACCATTGCCGTGATCAAAGCCACGGCGGTTGTGCTGATTTTCATGCACGTGCGCTGGAGTTCAAAATTGACGCAGGTCATTATCATCGCCGGATTATTCTGGTTGGCGATTCTGTTGATTATGACCATGGCCGATTATCTGGTTCGCGGAGGCTGGGGCGTGCTCGGTCTTCAAGCGCCAAAATGA
- a CDS encoding SCO family protein yields MFVRTQQNAVFVLTGKTGFQIFAFFLLFFAIGLSAKAQPASMRPPVLKDVGVDQLLDQQVPLDLEFKDETGRTVKLQDYFGSKPVILSLVYYDCPQLCSLTLNGLMNVLKTLPMKAGKDFISLTVSFDPKEKPELAAEKRNTYLQKLANPELNDGWHFLTGDEKNTLALSKSVGFRFVWDPVSKQYAHSSALIVMTPQGKISRYFYPSDVLSNFEPRDIRFGLLDAGGGKIGSLADQVILYCYQYDPNRGTYGLVLMRIMRVFAVITIITLVALILYLRHKTKQKEAAWAAHVS; encoded by the coding sequence ATGTTTGTTCGTACACAGCAAAATGCAGTTTTCGTGCTGACAGGCAAAACCGGATTTCAGATTTTTGCCTTTTTCCTGTTGTTCTTTGCCATTGGCCTTTCGGCGAAGGCTCAACCGGCCAGTATGCGTCCACCGGTTCTAAAAGACGTCGGCGTTGACCAGTTGCTGGATCAGCAGGTGCCGCTCGATCTGGAATTCAAGGATGAAACCGGGCGGACGGTGAAGTTGCAGGATTATTTCGGCAGTAAGCCCGTGATTCTATCCCTGGTGTACTACGACTGTCCGCAGCTTTGCAGTTTAACGCTGAACGGATTGATGAACGTGCTGAAGACTTTGCCGATGAAGGCGGGCAAGGATTTCATCTCCTTGACGGTCAGTTTCGATCCGAAAGAAAAGCCGGAATTAGCGGCGGAAAAACGCAACACGTATTTGCAGAAATTGGCCAATCCGGAATTGAACGACGGCTGGCATTTTCTAACCGGCGATGAAAAAAACACGCTGGCACTGTCCAAATCCGTCGGCTTTCGGTTTGTGTGGGACCCGGTCAGCAAGCAGTACGCGCATTCGAGCGCGCTGATTGTCATGACACCACAGGGCAAAATTTCCCGGTATTTTTATCCCAGCGATGTCCTTTCCAACTTTGAACCGCGCGACATTCGCTTCGGTTTGTTGGACGCCGGAGGCGGAAAAATTGGATCGCTGGCTGATCAAGTGATTTTGTATTGCTATCAGTACGACCCCAATCGGGGAACGTACGGTTTGGTGTTGATGCGGATTATGCGCGTCTTCGCCGTGATTACGATTATTACTCTGGTTGCTCTCATTCTTTATTTGAGGCACAAGACGAAACAGAAAGAAGCCGCCTGGGCTGCGCACGTCTCGTGA
- the coxB gene encoding cytochrome c oxidase subunit II, translating to MPEQASKFALEVDLFYIALWLMTIFFTVGIVAAIFLFMVKYRRRHDGEIPEQIEGAMTLEILWSVIPFIMALGIFAWGAKIYHEMYTEPKEALEIFVTGKQWMWRAQHPDGQREINTLHIPVGRRVKLTMTSEDVLHAYFIPAFRTKADVVPGRYTTTWFEATKPGTYHLFCAEYCGTQHSGMIGTVTAMEPGEYESWLGGGTKEPPAVAGEKLFSSLACSTCHQADGKGRGPKLVELYGKEVKLNNGSTVTFDDTYIRESVLDPGAKIVENYQLIMPSFRGQVSEEQIAQIIAYLKSIGPKDAGATAAKPAAPAAVKSAAAKPAAVPSAKK from the coding sequence ATGCCCGAACAGGCGTCGAAGTTCGCGCTGGAAGTAGACCTGTTTTACATCGCCCTGTGGTTGATGACGATTTTCTTTACCGTAGGAATTGTTGCAGCGATCTTCCTGTTTATGGTCAAGTACCGCCGCCGTCATGACGGAGAAATTCCCGAACAGATTGAAGGCGCAATGACGCTGGAAATTCTGTGGTCGGTCATTCCGTTCATCATGGCGCTGGGGATTTTCGCCTGGGGCGCGAAGATTTATCACGAGATGTACACGGAGCCGAAAGAGGCGCTGGAAATCTTCGTCACCGGGAAACAATGGATGTGGCGCGCGCAACATCCGGATGGGCAGCGTGAAATCAATACGCTGCACATTCCCGTCGGACGCCGCGTCAAACTGACGATGACCAGCGAAGACGTGCTCCACGCCTATTTCATCCCGGCGTTTCGCACGAAAGCCGACGTGGTTCCGGGGCGATACACCACCACCTGGTTTGAAGCGACCAAGCCCGGCACCTATCACCTGTTTTGCGCGGAATACTGCGGCACACAGCATTCCGGAATGATCGGAACCGTGACGGCGATGGAACCGGGTGAATACGAATCCTGGTTGGGCGGTGGAACCAAGGAACCTCCGGCAGTTGCGGGCGAAAAACTGTTTTCCAGTCTGGCTTGCAGCACCTGCCATCAGGCCGATGGCAAGGGGCGTGGTCCGAAACTGGTCGAGCTTTACGGCAAGGAAGTCAAACTGAACAACGGTTCGACGGTCACATTTGATGACACCTACATTCGCGAATCGGTTCTGGATCCGGGCGCGAAGATCGTCGAAAACTATCAGTTGATTATGCCCAGCTTCCGCGGACAGGTCAGTGAAGAGCAGATTGCACAGATCATTGCTTATTTGAAATCCATTGGGCCGAAAGATGCTGGCGCGACAGCGGCGAAACCTGCTGCGCCTGCAGCGGTTAAATCGGCGGCAGCAAAACCTGCTGCTGTTCCTTCGGCAAAGAAATAA
- a CDS encoding cytochrome c oxidase subunit 3 family protein: MEQQKEAGTIGMWLFLLTEIMFFGGLFLAYSIYRAKYPDGFLQGSHLLSVPLGGLNTVVLIVSSLTMAMGVHYSQLGERKKLLGFLALTLVLGSVFLIVKYFEYKEKFEHHLFPAYWTYHPAADHPPTQYHGHVQVFLWIYFMMTGLHALHMIIGIALLLVIMFMAYRGKFTKEYNSPVEIFGLYWHFVDIVWIFLFPLLYLTGFHVSSGGH; the protein is encoded by the coding sequence ATGGAGCAACAGAAGGAAGCCGGAACCATCGGCATGTGGCTCTTCCTGTTGACGGAAATCATGTTTTTCGGCGGATTGTTTCTGGCCTATTCGATTTATCGCGCCAAATATCCGGATGGGTTTTTACAGGGAAGCCACTTGTTGAGCGTTCCCCTGGGTGGTTTGAACACGGTCGTGCTGATCGTCAGTAGTTTGACGATGGCGATGGGGGTTCATTATTCGCAACTCGGTGAGCGCAAAAAACTGCTTGGGTTTCTGGCGTTGACGCTGGTACTCGGCTCGGTGTTTTTAATCGTCAAGTACTTCGAGTACAAGGAAAAATTCGAGCATCACCTGTTTCCGGCATATTGGACTTATCATCCGGCTGCGGATCATCCGCCGACTCAATATCATGGCCACGTACAGGTGTTTTTGTGGATTTACTTTATGATGACCGGCCTGCACGCCCTGCACATGATCATCGGCATTGCGCTGTTGTTGGTGATTATGTTTATGGCGTACAGGGGCAAATTCACCAAGGAATACAACTCGCCGGTGGAGATTTTCGGCCTGTATTGGCACTTCGTTGACATCGTTTGGATTTTCCTGTTCCCGCTGCTTTACTTAACCGGATTCCACGTCAGCAGCGGCGGACATTGA
- a CDS encoding cbb3-type cytochrome c oxidase subunit I translates to MASEVIAQTEEPRVTYLNAGHTVKSWLLTLDHKRIGLLYLFSISVFFAIGGIYASLIRLELITPQGDLMSADTYNRVFTMHGVMMIFFFLIPSIPATLGNFLLPLMLGAKDVAFPRLNLLSWYVFILGGSLMLITIMTGGVDTGWTFYPPYSSIYSNTQVTLAGVSIFITGFSSILTGLNFMVTIHTMRAPGLTWFRLPLFVWAHYATSLIQVLGTPVIAITVLALAFERTLQIGIFDPKLGGDPVLFQHMFWFYSHPAVYIMIIPSMGVVSELIANMTRKKIFGYHFVAFSSLAIAVFGFLVWGHHMFTSSQSMYAGMVFSLITYAVAIPSAIKIFNWTATIFKGSVSYDTPMIYALAFIGLFTVGGMTGLFLAALGLDVHLHDTYFVVAHFHYVMVGGAIIGYLGGLHFWWPKITGRMYPEIWGRISASIIFLGFNLTFFPQFIVGYLGMPRRYHAYVPEFQVWHILSSAGASLLAIGFIMPVVYLTWSLKYGEKVGDNPWMAAGLEWETSSPPPPENFTYQPVINHDAYEFENVKEIKEAAAREAALQTA, encoded by the coding sequence ATGGCAAGCGAAGTCATAGCTCAAACAGAAGAACCCCGCGTGACGTATCTAAACGCCGGTCACACGGTCAAATCGTGGCTGTTGACGTTGGACCATAAACGGATCGGGTTGCTGTATCTGTTTTCCATCTCGGTCTTTTTTGCGATTGGCGGCATTTACGCCTCGCTGATCCGGTTGGAGTTAATTACACCGCAAGGCGATTTGATGTCGGCGGATACTTACAACCGCGTCTTCACGATGCACGGCGTGATGATGATCTTCTTCTTCCTGATCCCTTCCATTCCGGCGACGCTGGGGAACTTTTTGCTGCCGCTGATGTTGGGGGCAAAGGACGTGGCGTTTCCCAGATTGAATCTGCTCAGTTGGTATGTGTTCATTCTGGGCGGATCGTTGATGCTGATTACGATCATGACCGGCGGCGTTGACACTGGTTGGACGTTCTACCCGCCGTATAGCTCGATTTACTCCAACACGCAGGTGACGCTTGCCGGCGTTTCGATCTTCATCACAGGATTCAGTTCGATTTTGACCGGGCTGAACTTCATGGTGACGATCCACACGATGCGTGCGCCGGGATTGACCTGGTTCCGGTTGCCGCTGTTTGTGTGGGCGCATTACGCCACCAGTTTGATCCAGGTGCTCGGAACGCCCGTCATCGCCATCACCGTTCTGGCGCTGGCATTTGAACGGACGCTGCAAATCGGTATTTTCGATCCGAAATTGGGCGGCGACCCGGTGCTGTTCCAGCACATGTTCTGGTTTTATTCGCATCCGGCGGTTTACATCATGATCATCCCTTCGATGGGAGTGGTCAGCGAATTGATCGCCAACATGACGCGTAAGAAAATCTTCGGCTATCACTTTGTGGCGTTTTCCAGTTTGGCGATTGCGGTGTTCGGATTTCTGGTCTGGGGACATCACATGTTCACCAGCAGCCAGTCCATGTACGCCGGAATGGTGTTTTCGCTGATTACATACGCGGTGGCGATTCCGTCAGCGATCAAAATCTTCAATTGGACGGCGACGATTTTCAAAGGTTCAGTGTCCTATGACACGCCAATGATCTACGCGCTGGCTTTCATTGGGTTGTTCACCGTCGGCGGAATGACCGGTTTGTTCCTGGCGGCGTTGGGATTGGACGTTCATTTGCACGATACATATTTCGTTGTAGCGCACTTCCATTACGTGATGGTGGGTGGAGCGATCATCGGGTATTTGGGTGGATTGCATTTCTGGTGGCCGAAGATCACTGGGCGTATGTATCCCGAAATCTGGGGCCGCATTTCGGCTTCGATCATCTTCCTGGGATTCAACCTGACCTTCTTTCCGCAATTCATCGTCGGATATTTGGGAATGCCGCGCCGTTATCACGCATACGTGCCGGAATTTCAGGTTTGGCACATTCTTTCGTCTGCGGGTGCGTCACTGCTGGCAATTGGATTCATTATGCCGGTCGTTTACCTGACCTGGTCGCTGAAGTACGGCGAAAAGGTGGGCGACAATCCATGGATGGCTGCCGGGTTGGAATGGGAAACTTCCTCACCGCCGCCGCCTGAAAACTTCACTTATCAACCGGTCATCAACCACGACGCGTACGAATTCGAAAACGTCAAAGAGATCAAAGAAGCTGCCGCAAGAGAAGCAGCGTTGCAAACAGCTTAA
- a CDS encoding cytochrome c, giving the protein MHDNPKFKAYREGGMRQLPDGTVARGSLELSPSAPKVTLQAAPTPATPGTAAAGATTVPAAITGEDGFPFKLSENPEERKTQLQAILDRGENRFNISCLPCHGKLGDGNGMIVQRGFRRPPSYHDPRLKAAPSSYFYDVMTNGFGAMSSYADQLTPEDRWKVVAYIRALQLSQGANVADLNETDRKKIADAATAKPENKGGEHGGEGKTESAPAPGGHGK; this is encoded by the coding sequence ATGCACGACAATCCTAAATTCAAGGCTTATCGTGAAGGCGGCATGCGTCAATTGCCTGATGGCACGGTCGCACGCGGTTCGCTGGAACTGAGCCCGTCAGCGCCAAAAGTTACATTGCAAGCTGCACCTACGCCGGCCACCCCTGGCACAGCGGCTGCGGGGGCCACAACGGTTCCCGCGGCCATCACCGGCGAAGACGGATTTCCGTTCAAACTCAGCGAAAATCCCGAAGAGCGCAAAACGCAACTGCAAGCGATTCTGGATCGCGGCGAAAACCGGTTCAACATTTCATGTCTGCCCTGCCACGGCAAACTCGGCGATGGCAACGGGATGATCGTACAGCGCGGGTTCCGTCGTCCGCCGTCGTATCACGATCCGCGATTGAAGGCTGCTCCGTCGTCTTACTTTTACGACGTGATGACCAACGGATTCGGCGCAATGTCCAGTTACGCCGACCAATTGACGCCGGAAGATCGCTGGAAAGTCGTGGCCTACATTCGCGCTTTGCAGTTGAGCCAAGGCGCCAACGTTGCGGATTTGAACGAAACCGACAGGAAGAAAATTGCAGATGCCGCAACGGCCAAGCCGGAGAACAAAGGCGGCGAACATGGGGGCGAAGGCAAAACTGAATCCGCCCCGGCTCCAGGAGGACATGGCAAGTAA
- the nrfD gene encoding polysulfide reductase NrfD — MAEVKSNYVDPRPPMIGGKYDLKTMTLKLMDVVFMRGFQKGWIFGFAIVFLGLLMMANTIAYLLLKGVGIWGNSSPVFWAFDIINFVWWIGIGHAGTLISAILLLLRQQWRNSINRFAEAMTLFAVACAAMFPALHTGRPWVDYWLFPIPNTMGMWQNFRSPLMWDVFAVNTYATVSLLFWFMGLIPDFATLRDSAKHQWQKFLFGMLAMGWRGDARHWSRYETAYLLLAGLSTPLVLSVHTIVSFDFSTGIVPGWHATIFPPYFVAGAVYAGFAMVLSIGIPVRKFYHLEDFITIRHIRNMCKVMLATGLIVVYGYAMEAFFGWYSGSTYEMFMMKNRMFGPYGFMYWLLILCNFLVPQLLWVKKYRDNMWVIMTICMFINVGMWLERFVIIVMSLNRDFTPASWRMYYPTVFDFSMFFGTVGFFLTLMFLFIRFVPMIPIFEMKTLLPQSKVDEHKVAEIEEEKVNGKEPIGGTEPVPQFGD, encoded by the coding sequence ATGGCTGAAGTAAAGAGCAATTACGTTGATCCAAGACCGCCGATGATCGGCGGGAAGTACGACCTGAAAACGATGACGCTCAAATTGATGGACGTCGTTTTCATGCGCGGCTTTCAGAAAGGCTGGATTTTTGGATTCGCCATTGTCTTTCTGGGCTTGCTGATGATGGCCAACACGATTGCCTACCTGCTGCTCAAAGGCGTGGGCATTTGGGGCAACAGCTCTCCGGTGTTTTGGGCGTTCGACATCATCAACTTCGTCTGGTGGATCGGTATCGGCCACGCTGGAACGCTGATTTCGGCAATTTTGTTGCTGCTCCGGCAACAATGGCGAAATTCGATCAACCGGTTTGCCGAAGCCATGACGCTGTTTGCGGTGGCTTGCGCGGCGATGTTCCCGGCCCTCCACACTGGACGCCCGTGGGTGGATTACTGGCTGTTCCCAATCCCGAATACGATGGGCATGTGGCAGAACTTCCGCAGTCCGCTGATGTGGGACGTGTTCGCGGTTAACACGTACGCGACGGTTTCGCTGCTGTTCTGGTTCATGGGGTTGATTCCGGATTTTGCCACGTTGCGCGATTCGGCCAAACACCAATGGCAAAAATTCCTGTTCGGAATGCTGGCGATGGGCTGGCGCGGAGACGCGCGGCACTGGAGCCGATATGAAACGGCATACCTGCTGCTCGCGGGACTTTCGACGCCGCTGGTGCTGTCGGTGCACACCATCGTGTCCTTCGACTTTTCGACGGGCATCGTTCCCGGCTGGCACGCGACGATTTTTCCGCCGTACTTTGTGGCCGGAGCCGTGTACGCCGGATTCGCCATGGTGCTTTCCATTGGAATTCCGGTGCGCAAGTTCTATCACCTGGAAGATTTCATCACGATTCGTCACATTCGCAATATGTGCAAAGTGATGCTGGCGACGGGCCTGATTGTTGTTTACGGGTACGCGATGGAAGCCTTCTTCGGCTGGTATAGCGGTTCGACCTACGAAATGTTCATGATGAAGAACCGCATGTTTGGCCCGTACGGGTTTATGTACTGGTTGCTGATCCTGTGTAATTTCCTGGTGCCGCAGCTTCTGTGGGTCAAAAAATACCGCGACAACATGTGGGTGATTATGACGATTTGCATGTTCATCAATGTGGGCATGTGGCTGGAACGCTTTGTGATCATCGTCATGAGCTTGAACCGCGACTTCACGCCTGCGTCCTGGAGAATGTATTACCCGACCGTGTTCGACTTTTCGATGTTCTTCGGAACGGTTGGCTTCTTCCTGACGCTGATGTTCCTGTTCATCCGATTTGTGCCGATGATCCCGATCTTCGAAATGAAGACACTGTTGCCACAATCGAAAGTGGACGAACACAAAGTCGCCGAAATCGAAGAAGAAAAGGTCAACGGGAAAGAGCCGATTGGCGGCACGGAACCGGTTCCGCAGTTTGGAGATTAA
- a CDS encoding DUF3341 domain-containing protein yields the protein MTKQEEKGIYGLIAEFDDPSAIVAAAKLTRGAGYTRINAYSPYPVEELWEAIGFHKNAVSKVVLVCGLLGALGGLGLQIWTSAIDYPLNVGGRPFISWPAFIPITFECTILLSAFGAFLGNIIMNRLPQPYHPVFNVPSFSRATTDRFFLCIKADDPKFDYGVTRSFLEGLGAKEVTDVES from the coding sequence ATGACGAAACAGGAAGAAAAAGGCATTTACGGTCTGATCGCTGAATTCGACGATCCGAGCGCGATTGTCGCCGCCGCCAAGCTGACGCGCGGAGCGGGCTACACGCGGATCAATGCGTATTCGCCGTATCCGGTCGAAGAATTGTGGGAAGCCATCGGTTTTCATAAAAACGCCGTTTCCAAAGTCGTGTTGGTGTGCGGTTTGTTGGGCGCGCTGGGCGGATTGGGATTGCAAATCTGGACGTCGGCGATTGATTACCCGCTGAACGTTGGCGGACGCCCGTTCATCAGTTGGCCCGCGTTCATCCCGATTACCTTTGAATGCACGATTTTGTTGTCGGCGTTTGGCGCGTTTTTGGGCAACATCATTATGAACCGGTTGCCGCAACCGTATCACCCGGTTTTCAACGTGCCGAGTTTTTCGCGCGCCACCACGGATCGGTTCTTCCTGTGCATTAAGGCCGATGACCCGAAATTCGATTATGGCGTGACGCGTTCCTTCCTGGAAGGCTTGGGAGCGAAAGAGGTGACTGATGTCGAAAGTTGA
- a CDS encoding sulfite exporter TauE/SafE family protein: MTILQGSLLFGSAAIAGAINSVAGGGTLVSFPTLVWTGVPPIVANATNTLAMTPGAAGSVVGYRRELATIPRRYLVLMVPSLIGSLLGGYLLKKTPPGVFASLVPYLILFATILFMLQEQVRRWLKTGEGEEKEATTSWLIGACCYQFGVAVYGGYFGAGIGILMLAALGMLGLRDIHQMNGLKNIFGFLTNGAAAVYFIFVGLINWPAGLLMAVGAISGGYGGAGVARKLGQKTIRRLVIAIGFGMAISLFFKN, encoded by the coding sequence ATGACCATTTTGCAAGGTTCACTGCTATTTGGGTCCGCCGCCATCGCCGGGGCCATCAATTCGGTTGCGGGCGGAGGTACGCTGGTCAGCTTTCCGACGCTGGTTTGGACGGGCGTTCCGCCAATTGTTGCGAACGCGACCAACACCCTGGCAATGACGCCAGGGGCGGCGGGCAGCGTCGTCGGGTATCGCCGGGAATTGGCAACGATCCCGCGCAGATATCTGGTGTTAATGGTGCCGAGCCTGATTGGCAGTTTGCTCGGCGGGTATTTGCTGAAAAAAACTCCGCCGGGCGTGTTTGCCTCGCTGGTTCCGTACCTGATCCTGTTTGCGACGATTTTGTTTATGTTGCAGGAACAGGTTCGTCGTTGGCTCAAAACCGGTGAAGGGGAAGAAAAAGAAGCGACAACAAGTTGGCTGATCGGCGCGTGCTGCTACCAATTCGGTGTGGCAGTTTATGGCGGATATTTTGGCGCGGGCATCGGAATTCTGATGTTGGCCGCGCTGGGTATGCTGGGGCTGCGCGACATTCACCAGATGAACGGACTGAAGAACATTTTCGGCTTTCTGACCAACGGAGCCGCCGCCGTGTATTTCATTTTCGTAGGATTGATCAACTGGCCTGCCGGATTGTTGATGGCCGTGGGAGCGATTTCGGGCGGATATGGCGGAGCCGGAGTTGCGCGAAAGCTGGGACAGAAAACCATTCGCCGATTGGTCATCGCCATCGGGTTTGGAATGGCGATCTCACTTTTCTTCAAGAATTAA